In a single window of the Pseudoxanthomonas sp. F37 genome:
- a CDS encoding TonB-dependent receptor, whose product MPVSHQNRKTPVTLLAVSIGLALQMSAAAYAQEAAQTTDSGQATPAENTVDTLDTVSVTGYRASVERALDIKRGEAGVVDAIVAEDIGKFPDLNLAESLQRIPGVVITRDAGEGRNISVRGLGPDFTRVRINGMEALTTVGSTDQNGGSNRGRGFDFNVFASDLFSQLIVRKTAQADVEEGSLGATVDLRTARPFDYDGFTLVASGQASYADMGDTTDPRVAGLIANTWADGKFGALLSVAYSERRALEEGSGSGRWARGTSNNGFNPASPYTPALSADTFHPRFPRYTLMEHDQKRTGVTASFQFNPTDRTQFALDALYSKIDAVRDEKYIEAISFSRGASQNGKPQTIVRDGVVENGALVYGLFDDVDIRSESRHDEWNTVFTQLGLEGEHEFTDNFKISGKLGTSKSEHENPIQTTIIMDKLNVDNYSYDYRGNPYSPVIDYGIDPTDPNGWTLAEIRIRPQYVENDFDVAQLDFNWNISPGFRLKGGVQAKDYSFSTRELRRSTEGLTGVPMFTDGTRIVPADLTDQASLSGVSGSPGTWVIPDYQGIADFYDIYSNTGPFALSERAVNTRSVEEEDRGVYLMGEFSADLGAIPVSGNVGVRYVRTKQSSTGIATASGMPVATTVSREYSDTLPSMNLVAEITPDFLIRLGAAKVMTRPGLGSLTPGVTVNVSGGARTVSGGNPNLDPIRAKTVDLGFEWYFDEGAMLGLGLFYKDIESFIQTTRVVQPYSASGLPASLLDGTGAGVNDDFVFSVPLNTPGGELTGFEANYTQPFTFLPGKFANLGVQLNYTYVDSQIQYLTSTGANSFKTDLTGLSKHSWNATLYYEGERFSGRVSATNRDDFLLQVPATESGFDVHGQTGTTTVDASVRYKINDKLELSLEGINLTDEPQESWVQNANGQLPLDYSETGRQYLLGLRYKF is encoded by the coding sequence CACCGTCGACACGCTCGATACCGTCAGCGTCACCGGCTACCGCGCCAGCGTGGAGCGGGCGCTGGACATCAAGCGCGGCGAGGCCGGCGTGGTCGATGCCATCGTCGCCGAGGACATCGGCAAGTTCCCCGACCTCAACCTGGCCGAGTCGCTGCAGCGCATTCCGGGCGTGGTGATCACCCGTGATGCCGGCGAGGGCCGCAACATCTCGGTGCGCGGCCTGGGGCCGGACTTCACCCGCGTGCGCATCAACGGCATGGAGGCGCTGACCACGGTCGGATCGACCGACCAGAACGGCGGCTCCAACCGTGGCCGCGGCTTCGACTTCAACGTGTTCGCCTCGGATCTGTTCTCGCAACTGATCGTGCGCAAGACGGCGCAGGCGGATGTCGAAGAGGGTTCGCTCGGCGCCACCGTCGACCTTCGCACCGCGCGTCCGTTCGACTATGACGGCTTCACGCTGGTGGCCAGCGGCCAGGCCAGCTATGCCGACATGGGCGACACGACCGATCCGCGCGTGGCCGGGCTGATCGCCAATACGTGGGCCGACGGCAAGTTCGGCGCGCTGCTGTCGGTGGCCTACTCGGAACGGCGGGCGCTGGAAGAAGGCAGCGGCAGCGGACGCTGGGCCCGCGGCACCAGCAACAACGGCTTCAATCCTGCCTCCCCGTACACGCCGGCCCTGTCCGCCGACACCTTCCACCCGCGCTTCCCGCGCTACACGCTGATGGAACACGACCAGAAACGCACGGGCGTGACGGCGTCGTTCCAGTTCAACCCGACCGATCGCACCCAGTTCGCGCTGGACGCGCTGTACTCCAAGATCGATGCCGTGCGCGACGAGAAGTACATCGAGGCGATCTCCTTCAGCCGCGGCGCCTCCCAGAACGGCAAGCCGCAGACCATCGTGCGCGACGGCGTAGTGGAGAACGGCGCCCTGGTCTACGGCCTGTTCGACGACGTCGACATCCGCTCGGAGAGCCGTCACGACGAGTGGAATACGGTCTTCACCCAGCTGGGCCTGGAAGGCGAGCACGAGTTCACCGACAACTTCAAGATCTCGGGCAAGCTGGGTACGTCGAAATCGGAGCATGAGAATCCGATCCAGACGACCATCATCATGGACAAGCTGAACGTCGACAACTACAGCTACGACTACCGCGGCAACCCGTACAGCCCGGTGATCGACTATGGCATCGACCCGACCGACCCGAACGGCTGGACGCTGGCCGAGATCCGCATCCGCCCGCAGTACGTCGAGAACGATTTCGATGTCGCCCAGCTGGATTTCAACTGGAACATCAGCCCGGGCTTCCGCCTGAAGGGTGGCGTGCAGGCGAAGGACTACAGCTTCTCCACACGTGAACTGCGCCGCTCCACCGAGGGTCTGACCGGCGTGCCGATGTTCACCGACGGCACCCGCATCGTGCCGGCGGACCTGACCGACCAGGCCAGCCTGAGCGGCGTGAGCGGTTCCCCCGGCACGTGGGTGATTCCGGACTACCAGGGTATCGCCGACTTCTACGACATCTACAGCAACACCGGCCCGTTCGCGCTCAGCGAGCGTGCGGTGAACACCCGCAGCGTCGAGGAAGAGGACCGAGGCGTCTATCTGATGGGCGAGTTCTCGGCCGATCTCGGTGCGATTCCGGTATCCGGCAACGTCGGTGTCCGGTATGTGCGCACCAAGCAGTCGTCGACGGGCATCGCCACCGCCAGCGGCATGCCGGTCGCCACGACGGTCTCGCGCGAGTACAGCGACACGCTGCCCTCGATGAACCTGGTGGCCGAGATCACGCCGGACTTCCTGATCCGGCTGGGTGCCGCCAAGGTGATGACGCGCCCGGGCCTGGGCAGCCTGACGCCCGGCGTCACCGTCAATGTCAGTGGCGGCGCGCGCACGGTCAGCGGCGGCAATCCGAATCTGGATCCGATCCGCGCCAAGACGGTGGACCTGGGCTTCGAGTGGTACTTCGACGAAGGCGCGATGCTGGGCCTGGGCCTGTTCTACAAGGACATCGAGAGCTTCATCCAGACCACCCGCGTGGTGCAGCCCTACTCCGCCAGCGGCCTGCCTGCCAGCCTGCTGGACGGCACCGGGGCCGGCGTGAACGACGACTTCGTGTTCAGCGTGCCGCTCAACACCCCGGGTGGCGAGCTGACCGGCTTTGAGGCCAACTACACGCAGCCCTTCACCTTCCTGCCCGGCAAGTTCGCCAATCTGGGCGTGCAGCTGAACTACACCTACGTCGATTCGCAGATCCAGTACCTGACCTCGACCGGTGCCAACTCGTTCAAGACCGACCTGACCGGGCTGTCCAAGCATTCGTGGAACGCCACGCTGTACTACGAGGGCGAGCGGTTCTCGGGCCGCGTCTCGGCGACGAATCGCGACGACTTCCTGCTGCAGGTGCCTGCCACGGAGTCCGGTTTCGACGTGCATGGCCAGACTGGCACCACCACCGTCGATGCGTCGGTCCGTTACAAGATCAACGACAAGCTGGAACTCAGCCTGGAAGGCATCAACCTGACCGACGAGCCGCAGGAGTCGTGGGTACAGAACGCCAACGGCCAGCTCCCGCTGGACTACAGCGAGACCGGCCGCCAGTACCTGCTGGGCCTGCGCTACAAGTTCTGA